One segment of Stomatobaculum sp. F0698 DNA contains the following:
- a CDS encoding cell wall-binding protein — protein MTQKNLLKKVAPMVLTAAMLFGMTSMAFAKTNKTAVQNVTIDLEYDLAPGMNSSQVDADSNSVGVDNVNVTSVTNTDFGKKPKVTLKLKPDSDFTFKGTAKGNVKINDKTGKGAAITKVSSTASSMTVTVTLPKTGSTDKSALEVGDVSWGDDDSPVISWDEADYATQYEVKLYRNNTIKETVTTKNTSYDFRDKIRENGKGSYTVKVRAAVGNSNSSKGDWTESDEFEVDDDILAALGGKTNNSGSNNGGQTGPNGSNSGNKGAWLKDNVGWWYCNADRSYTTDNWQQIDGNWYYFNKSGYMKTGWLKSRFTGKWYWLSTENGSNLGKMLTNQWVDNNRYFVDNSGVWTQSR, from the coding sequence ATGACGCAAAAGAATCTTTTAAAGAAAGTTGCACCTATGGTTCTGACCGCAGCAATGCTTTTCGGTATGACGAGCATGGCATTCGCGAAGACCAACAAGACCGCAGTTCAGAATGTTACCATCGACCTTGAGTATGACCTCGCACCGGGCATGAATTCGAGCCAGGTTGACGCGGACAGCAACAGTGTCGGCGTGGACAATGTGAACGTCACCTCGGTCACCAATACCGATTTCGGCAAGAAGCCGAAGGTCACGCTGAAGCTGAAGCCGGACAGCGACTTCACCTTCAAGGGCACGGCGAAGGGCAATGTCAAGATCAACGATAAGACCGGCAAGGGCGCTGCAATCACCAAGGTCAGCTCGACCGCAAGCAGCATGACCGTCACGGTCACCCTGCCGAAGACCGGTTCCACCGATAAGAGCGCGCTGGAAGTCGGCGATGTCTCCTGGGGCGATGATGACAGCCCGGTGATCTCCTGGGATGAGGCGGATTACGCAACCCAGTACGAGGTGAAGCTCTATCGCAACAACACCATCAAGGAGACCGTCACCACGAAGAACACCAGCTACGATTTCCGCGACAAGATCCGTGAGAACGGCAAGGGCAGCTACACTGTCAAGGTTCGTGCAGCGGTCGGCAACAGCAACAGCTCGAAGGGCGACTGGACCGAGTCCGATGAATTTGAGGTCGACGACGATATCCTCGCAGCACTCGGCGGCAAGACGAACAACAGCGGCTCCAACAACGGCGGTCAGACCGGCCCGAACGGATCGAACTCCGGCAACAAGGGCGCATGGCTGAAGGACAATGTCGGCTGGTGGTACTGCAACGCAGACCGTTCCTACACGACCGACAACTGGCAGCAGATTGACGGCAACTGGTACTACTTCAACAAGTCCGGCTACATGAAGACCGGCTGGCTGAAGAGCCGTTTCACCGGCAAGTGGTATTGGCTCAGCACCGAGAACGGCAGCAACCTCGGTAAGATGCTGACCAACCAGTGGGTTGACAACAACCGTTACTTTGTTGACAACAGCGGTGTTTGGACGCAGAGCAGATAA
- a CDS encoding response regulator transcription factor codes for MAGKQKILIVDDDDNIAELISLYLEKECYETHIAADGAEALTLFRTLAPDLVLLDLMLPHVDGYQVCREIRKSSQTPVIMLSAKGEVFDKVLGLELGADDYIIKPFEPKELVARVRAVLRRYRPQESTPPERAETESVRCEDLEISLTNYAVRYEGRAVEMPPKELELLFFLVSHPNQVFTREQLLDHIWGYEYAGDTRTVDVHIKRLREKLKDKPSWSIATVWGVGYKFDLRA; via the coding sequence TTGGCAGGAAAACAGAAAATACTGATTGTCGACGACGACGATAACATCGCAGAGCTCATCTCCCTCTATTTGGAGAAGGAGTGTTATGAAACCCACATCGCCGCGGACGGTGCAGAGGCCCTGACTCTCTTCCGCACCCTCGCGCCGGATCTCGTGCTGCTGGATCTCATGTTGCCCCATGTGGACGGCTATCAGGTGTGCCGCGAGATTCGAAAGAGTTCCCAGACGCCTGTCATCATGCTCTCCGCCAAGGGCGAGGTCTTTGACAAGGTACTGGGTCTTGAGCTCGGCGCCGATGACTATATCATAAAGCCCTTTGAACCGAAGGAACTCGTCGCTCGGGTTCGCGCCGTGCTGCGCCGCTACCGCCCGCAGGAGAGCACGCCGCCCGAGCGCGCGGAGACAGAGAGCGTGCGCTGTGAGGACCTGGAAATCAGCCTCACCAACTACGCGGTTCGCTACGAGGGCCGCGCCGTCGAGATGCCGCCGAAGGAGCTTGAGCTCCTCTTCTTCCTGGTATCCCACCCGAACCAGGTCTTTACGCGCGAACAGCTCCTGGATCACATCTGGGGCTATGAATACGCGGGCGATACGCGCACGGTCGACGTGCACATCAAGCGACTCCGCGAGAAATTAAAGGATAAGCCGAGCTGGTCCATCGCCACTGTCTGGGGTGTCGGCTATAAATTTGACCTGCGCGCATGA
- a CDS encoding aminotransferase class I/II-fold pyridoxal phosphate-dependent enzyme has protein sequence MRDINEVLAKKTIALQPSGIRKFFDIVRTMEGAISLGVGEPDFDTPWPIREEGIYSLERGRTFYTSNAGLNELREEIARYIQRRFAVSYDPLSEITVTVGGSEGIDLACRALLNPGDEVIIPQPSYVSYEPCVRLADGVPVILELKEKDRFKLMPEDLERCITERTKFLVLPFPNNPTGSIMTREELAAIAKVVIEHDIYVVSDEIYTELTYNGEAPASIIQIPGMRERTVLINGFSKAYAMTGWRLGYACGPEPILRQMIKVHQYAIMCAPTTSQYAAVAALRDCDAEIARMRESYNQRRRYLLKRLEEMNIPCFEPEGAFYIFPNISKFGLSSEEFCTKLLTEEKVAVVPGTAFGNSGEGFVRISYAYSQEQLREAMNRMQRFVERYAN, from the coding sequence ATGAGAGACATCAATGAAGTGTTGGCGAAGAAAACCATAGCCCTGCAGCCCTCGGGCATACGGAAGTTTTTTGACATTGTCCGCACCATGGAAGGCGCCATTTCGCTCGGTGTCGGCGAGCCGGACTTTGATACACCCTGGCCCATCCGAGAGGAGGGTATTTACTCTTTGGAGCGGGGACGCACCTTTTATACGAGCAATGCGGGTCTCAACGAGCTCCGCGAGGAGATTGCGCGCTACATTCAGCGCCGCTTTGCGGTGTCCTACGATCCGCTCAGCGAGATCACGGTGACGGTCGGCGGCTCGGAGGGCATAGACCTTGCCTGCCGCGCGCTCTTAAACCCCGGCGATGAGGTGATTATTCCGCAGCCGAGTTATGTCTCCTACGAGCCCTGCGTGCGGCTTGCGGACGGCGTTCCGGTAATCCTGGAACTCAAGGAGAAGGACCGCTTTAAGCTGATGCCGGAGGATCTGGAGCGCTGTATCACCGAGCGCACCAAGTTTCTGGTCCTGCCCTTCCCGAATAACCCGACCGGCTCCATCATGACGCGCGAAGAGCTTGCGGCAATCGCAAAGGTGGTTATAGAGCACGATATCTATGTGGTGTCGGATGAAATTTACACCGAGCTCACCTACAACGGCGAGGCGCCGGCCTCGATTATCCAGATTCCCGGCATGCGGGAAAGGACCGTTCTGATCAACGGTTTCTCGAAGGCCTATGCCATGACGGGCTGGCGTCTCGGCTATGCCTGCGGGCCGGAGCCCATACTGCGGCAGATGATCAAGGTGCACCAGTACGCAATCATGTGCGCGCCGACCACGAGCCAGTACGCGGCGGTCGCGGCGCTCCGCGACTGTGATGCGGAGATTGCGCGCATGCGCGAGTCCTATAACCAGCGTCGCCGCTATCTCTTAAAGCGACTCGAGGAGATGAATATTCCCTGCTTTGAGCCGGAGGGCGCGTTCTATATCTTCCCGAATATCTCGAAGTTCGGTCTCTCTTCGGAGGAATTCTGTACGAAGTTGCTCACGGAAGAGAAGGTCGCGGTTGTGCCGGGTACGGCGTTCGGAAACAGCGGCGAGGGCTTTGTCCGCATTTCCTATGCCTACTCCCAGGAACAGCTTAGAGAGGCCATGAACCGCATGCAGCGCTTTGTGGAGCGCTACGCAAACTAA
- a CDS encoding sensor histidine kinase yields the protein MMKRLKRSLYLKFLLGYLLFGVAGFLAVSTLSSRLTENYLIRSRARTLYDEASLIAAAYSGVYDGKSLPLQSAYPQLEAVSTYLRAEIWIMDRDGNIVLDSAHSWDGRVIPDFDPTATGSRSYMVGSYFGSFPRTVLSVSAPIAGNYRTYGYVVIHLLMDHVQEDAAKIMNLVYISYGIVFLLSLTFLINFNVFVYRPLTVITEGARQFAEGNLNHRIPVGSADEMGYLARTMDSMAEKLSRLEDDERRFIANVSHDFRSPLTSIKGFSEAILDGTIPPELQAKYMRRIIAETERLAKLTENMLSLNSLGMGQTLHKTVFNLNELVRSTAESFEMQCKAKRIHISLLFAEEESPVYADASRIQQVLYNLTDNAIKFSPEDSEIEIACSERRSRMVVTVSDSGIGISEADLSRVFDRFFKGDLSRGQDKMGAGLGLAIAREVMLAHGESLEAQRRPEGGSRFFFTLPKADEKNLRH from the coding sequence ATGATGAAGCGACTCAAGCGTTCCCTCTACCTCAAATTTCTGCTCGGCTACCTGCTCTTCGGTGTCGCGGGCTTTCTCGCCGTGTCTACGCTCTCCTCTCGGCTCACCGAAAACTATTTGATCAGGAGCCGTGCGCGGACGCTCTATGACGAGGCGAGCCTCATTGCCGCGGCCTATTCCGGTGTCTACGACGGCAAGTCCCTCCCGCTCCAGAGCGCCTACCCCCAGCTCGAGGCCGTCTCGACCTACCTGCGAGCGGAAATCTGGATCATGGACAGGGACGGCAACATTGTCCTGGACTCCGCGCACAGCTGGGACGGGCGCGTCATTCCGGACTTTGACCCGACCGCAACCGGCAGCCGCTCTTATATGGTCGGCTCTTACTTCGGTTCCTTCCCGCGCACCGTGCTCAGCGTCTCCGCGCCGATTGCCGGGAACTACCGAACCTACGGCTATGTCGTGATTCATCTCCTCATGGACCATGTGCAGGAAGATGCCGCCAAGATTATGAATCTGGTCTATATCAGCTACGGCATCGTGTTTCTGCTCTCGCTGACCTTCCTGATTAACTTCAATGTGTTCGTGTATCGGCCGCTGACCGTCATCACCGAGGGCGCAAGGCAGTTCGCCGAGGGGAACTTAAACCACCGCATCCCGGTCGGCTCGGCAGACGAGATGGGCTATCTCGCGAGAACCATGGACAGCATGGCGGAAAAGCTCTCCCGTCTCGAGGACGATGAGCGGCGCTTTATCGCAAACGTGTCCCATGACTTCCGCTCCCCCTTGACCTCGATCAAAGGCTTCTCCGAGGCCATTTTGGACGGCACCATCCCGCCGGAACTGCAGGCAAAATACATGCGCCGCATCATCGCGGAAACCGAGCGCCTCGCGAAGCTCACCGAAAACATGCTGAGTCTCAATTCCCTCGGCATGGGGCAGACCCTCCACAAGACTGTCTTTAACCTGAACGAACTGGTGCGCTCCACCGCCGAGAGCTTTGAAATGCAGTGCAAGGCAAAGCGCATACACATCTCTCTCCTCTTTGCCGAGGAAGAGAGCCCGGTCTATGCCGATGCCTCCCGCATTCAGCAGGTGCTCTATAATCTCACCGACAACGCCATCAAGTTCTCGCCGGAGGACAGCGAGATCGAGATTGCCTGCAGTGAGCGGCGAAGCCGCATGGTGGTAACGGTGAGCGACAGCGGCATCGGTATTTCCGAAGCAGATTTGTCCCGCGTCTTTGACCGCTTCTTTAAGGGGGACCTGTCCCGCGGGCAGGACAAAATGGGCGCGGGACTCGGCCTCGCCATAGCCCGCGAGGTCATGCTCGCGCACGGCGAGAGCCTGGAAGCGCAGCGCCGCCCCGAAGGCGGCAGTCGTTTCTTCTTCACCCTCCCGAAAGCTGACGAAAAAAACCTACGTCACTGA
- a CDS encoding endonuclease MutS2: MNSKTLHTLEFDKIIALLEERAVSAPGKALCHALVPMTDLPEIERAQAETEAALSRIRMKGELRLAGLRDVSASVKRLDVGGTLSTAELYAIGSLLDLSERARNYGAHEEEEENPDALESAFTALSLLPRENRELKRCILSEDLVSDHASPELARIRRQMKTADERMHSALQEEINRHKSYLMDTIVTMRNGSYCLAVKSEFKTKLPGVVHDQSSTGSTVFIEPLVAVRLNNEYRELTLAEQQEIAKILASLSALLAPFTAELLANQKILATLDFVFAKARLASSMQASKPLFNTERIVEIKDGRHPLIPKDKVVPISIWLGQEFSLLIITGPNTGGKTVSLKTVGLFTLMGQAGLHIPAFQGSRLAVFRDVFADIGDEQSIEQSLSTFSGHMKNVVEILDAADGDSLCLFDELGAGTDPTEGAALAIAILSFLKNIGARTVATTHYSELKVYALTTKGVENASCEFDVATLRPTYRLLIGIPGKSNAFAISQKLGLPNYIIEDAKNHIEQNDAAFEDLLTRLEADRRTIEAERKEILAYRAEIEDLKARHEKADQNLDERKERILEKARAEAERILSEAKESADQSIRRINRLSADSGLLRELEKERSGLRDKLKSVEKTAPKKKAVKAAKPAVLHIGDSVRVLSMDHEAIVSTLPDKNNRLFVRMGVLRTQVSADDVVLIEEEAAVSKGAKQSRSGGAPSFGKASHISPEINLIGKTVDEALGELDKYLDDALLAHLNSVRVIHGRGTGALKKGLLAWLKKQPYVKKCEDAHFDDGGEAVTVVTFR, translated from the coding sequence ATGAACAGCAAAACCTTACATACTTTGGAATTTGATAAAATCATTGCCCTGCTTGAAGAAAGAGCCGTGAGCGCACCCGGAAAGGCACTCTGTCACGCCCTTGTACCCATGACCGATCTCCCGGAGATAGAGCGCGCCCAGGCGGAGACCGAGGCCGCCCTATCCCGCATTCGCATGAAGGGCGAACTGCGCCTCGCAGGGCTCCGCGATGTGAGCGCTTCGGTAAAGCGCCTCGATGTCGGCGGGACCTTAAGCACCGCGGAACTCTATGCGATAGGCTCTCTCCTCGACTTAAGCGAGAGAGCGCGGAACTACGGCGCCCACGAGGAGGAAGAGGAAAATCCGGATGCCCTGGAGTCTGCCTTTACGGCGCTCTCCCTACTGCCCCGCGAAAACCGCGAATTAAAGCGCTGCATTCTCTCCGAGGATCTGGTCTCGGACCACGCAAGCCCCGAGCTTGCCCGCATCCGCCGCCAAATGAAAACCGCGGACGAGCGCATGCACAGCGCTCTCCAGGAGGAGATTAACCGCCACAAGAGCTATCTCATGGACACCATCGTGACCATGCGTAATGGAAGCTACTGTCTCGCCGTAAAAAGCGAGTTTAAGACCAAGCTTCCCGGCGTGGTGCACGACCAGAGTTCCACCGGCTCCACGGTCTTCATTGAGCCCCTGGTTGCGGTGCGCTTAAACAATGAGTACCGCGAACTCACGCTCGCGGAGCAGCAGGAAATCGCAAAAATACTCGCCTCTCTCAGCGCCCTGCTCGCCCCGTTTACGGCAGAGCTACTCGCAAACCAAAAGATACTGGCAACGCTTGACTTTGTCTTTGCAAAAGCGCGGCTCGCCTCTTCGATGCAGGCCTCGAAGCCGCTCTTTAACACCGAGCGCATTGTGGAAATCAAAGACGGACGCCACCCCTTAATTCCGAAGGACAAGGTGGTTCCGATTAGCATATGGCTCGGACAGGAATTCAGTCTCCTCATCATCACCGGCCCGAACACCGGCGGTAAGACTGTCTCGCTGAAGACGGTGGGACTCTTCACCCTGATGGGACAGGCGGGGCTCCACATTCCGGCCTTCCAGGGCAGCCGCCTCGCGGTGTTCCGCGACGTGTTTGCGGACATCGGCGACGAACAGAGCATAGAGCAGTCGCTCTCCACCTTCTCGGGGCACATGAAGAATGTGGTCGAGATTCTCGATGCGGCGGACGGCGATTCCCTCTGCCTCTTCGACGAGCTCGGCGCGGGCACGGACCCGACCGAGGGTGCGGCGCTCGCCATTGCGATTCTCTCGTTCTTAAAGAACATCGGCGCGCGCACGGTTGCGACCACACACTACAGCGAGCTCAAGGTCTACGCGCTCACCACGAAGGGCGTCGAAAACGCAAGCTGTGAATTCGATGTCGCGACTCTGCGCCCCACCTACCGGCTCTTAATCGGTATCCCGGGAAAGAGTAACGCCTTCGCGATTTCTCAAAAACTCGGGCTCCCGAATTACATCATTGAAGACGCAAAGAACCACATCGAGCAGAACGATGCGGCCTTTGAGGATCTCTTGACCCGCCTCGAGGCGGATCGCCGCACGATTGAGGCCGAGCGGAAGGAAATTCTCGCCTACCGCGCGGAAATCGAAGATTTGAAGGCGCGGCACGAAAAGGCGGATCAAAACCTCGACGAGCGCAAGGAGCGCATCCTCGAAAAGGCGCGCGCCGAAGCAGAGCGCATCTTATCGGAGGCAAAGGAGAGCGCCGACCAGAGCATACGCCGCATCAACCGCCTGAGTGCTGACTCCGGCTTGCTCCGCGAGCTCGAGAAAGAGAGAAGCGGTCTCCGCGACAAGTTAAAGTCGGTCGAAAAGACCGCGCCGAAGAAGAAGGCCGTAAAGGCGGCAAAGCCCGCGGTTCTCCACATCGGCGACTCGGTCCGCGTGCTCAGCATGGATCACGAGGCCATCGTCTCAACCCTGCCGGATAAGAACAACCGCCTCTTTGTGCGCATGGGCGTGCTCCGCACCCAGGTCTCCGCGGACGATGTGGTCCTCATCGAAGAGGAGGCTGCTGTGTCCAAGGGCGCAAAGCAAAGCCGCAGCGGCGGCGCGCCGAGTTTCGGCAAGGCTTCCCACATCTCCCCCGAGATTAATCTGATCGGAAAGACGGTCGATGAGGCCCTCGGCGAACTCGACAAATACTTGGACGATGCCCTCCTCGCACACCTGAACTCGGTCCGCGTGATTCACGGGCGCGGCACCGGCGCACTGAAAAAAGGTCTGCTCGCCTGGCTCAAAAAGCAGCCCTATGTCAAGAAATGCGAGGATGCCCACTTTGACGACGGCGGCGAGGCTGTGACCGTGGTGACCTTCCGCTAA
- a CDS encoding 3'-5' exoribonuclease YhaM family protein, with product MKYIETLRENTHISEVYLCQQKAVYLTKSGKEYESLQLRDKTGVVDAKIWEPGNPGIGDFEELDYVSVDADVILYNNKLQLKVSRIRRANEDEYNPGDYMPVSARNNDEMYKELLACIESIRDPYLKQLLKVFFVDDAAFVKRFRLSSAAKSVHHGFIGGLMEHTLSVARLCDYYCGTYPILNRDLLITAALCHDIGKTRELSAFPENAYTDEGQLLGHIVIGCEMLAAAIAKIPNFPEKRATELRHCIVAHHGEFEFGSPKKPALIEAMALNLADNTDAKMETFIELLNAAGANNGWLGFNRFLDSNLRKTSESGV from the coding sequence ATGAAATATATCGAGACGCTCCGGGAGAACACCCATATTTCGGAAGTTTACCTCTGCCAGCAGAAGGCAGTCTACTTGACGAAGAGCGGAAAGGAGTATGAGAGCCTTCAGCTTCGCGATAAGACAGGCGTGGTGGACGCAAAGATATGGGAACCCGGCAACCCCGGTATCGGCGATTTCGAGGAACTGGACTATGTCTCGGTCGATGCGGATGTAATCCTCTACAACAACAAGTTGCAGCTCAAGGTGAGTCGCATCCGCCGCGCAAACGAGGACGAGTATAATCCCGGCGACTATATGCCGGTCTCCGCGCGGAATAACGACGAGATGTACAAGGAGCTTTTGGCTTGCATCGAATCGATACGCGATCCCTATCTCAAGCAGCTCTTAAAAGTTTTTTTTGTGGACGATGCTGCCTTTGTGAAGCGCTTTCGCCTTAGCTCAGCGGCCAAGTCCGTGCACCACGGCTTCATAGGCGGCCTCATGGAGCATACCCTAAGTGTCGCGAGACTCTGCGACTACTACTGCGGGACCTATCCCATTCTGAACCGCGATCTCCTCATCACTGCGGCGCTCTGTCATGACATCGGAAAGACCCGCGAGCTCTCGGCTTTTCCGGAAAATGCCTACACCGACGAGGGACAGCTGCTCGGTCACATTGTGATCGGCTGTGAGATGCTTGCGGCGGCCATCGCAAAGATTCCGAACTTCCCCGAGAAGCGCGCCACAGAGCTTCGGCACTGCATAGTAGCGCACCACGGCGAGTTTGAATTCGGCTCCCCGAAGAAGCCCGCGCTGATTGAGGCCATGGCCTTGAATCTTGCGGACAATACCGACGCAAAGATGGAGACCTTTATCGAACTCCTGAATGCCGCCGGGGCAAATAACGGCTGGCTCGGGTTTAACCGTTTTCTGGACAGCAACCTGAGAAAGACCTCCGAGAGCGGCGTATAA
- a CDS encoding Lrp/AsnC family transcriptional regulator, with amino-acid sequence MREKILAVLEKNARIDIHELAMLLGESEVAVANEIADMEKENIIRGYHTLINWENTSNERVEALIEVKVTPQRGMGYDRIAERIYQYNEVDSVYLMSGAFDFMVLLEGKTMREVAFFVSERLAPIESVTGTSTHFVLKKYKDHGTEMVRKKEDERQLFMA; translated from the coding sequence ATGCGTGAAAAAATCCTCGCGGTTCTGGAAAAGAATGCGCGCATAGATATTCATGAGCTCGCGATGTTGCTCGGGGAGAGTGAGGTGGCGGTCGCAAATGAAATCGCAGATATGGAGAAGGAGAACATCATCCGCGGGTATCACACCCTGATCAACTGGGAGAACACGAGCAACGAGCGCGTGGAGGCCCTGATTGAGGTAAAGGTCACGCCGCAGCGCGGTATGGGCTACGACCGCATTGCGGAGCGCATTTACCAGTACAACGAGGTGGATTCGGTCTATCTGATGAGCGGTGCCTTTGATTTCATGGTCCTCCTCGAGGGCAAGACCATGCGGGAAGTGGCCTTCTTTGTCTCGGAGCGCCTTGCGCCGATTGAGTCCGTGACGGGCACTTCGACTCACTTCGTACTGAAGAAGTACAAGGATCACGGCACGGAGATGGTTCGGAAAAAAGAAGACGAAAGGCAGTTGTTCATGGCATGA
- a CDS encoding deoxycytidylate deaminase, translating into MTEKRKDYISWDEYFMGVAYLSALRSKDPNTQVGACIVSDDNKILSMGYNGFPRGCSDDEFPWGKEHEQDDPYQAKYFYATHSELNAILNYRGGSLEGSKLYVTLFPCNECAKAIIQCGIRTLIYGEDKYGDTAAVRASKRMLNAAGVRYYQYGKTGRQLKIFV; encoded by the coding sequence ATGACAGAGAAGCGCAAGGACTATATCAGCTGGGACGAGTACTTTATGGGGGTTGCCTACCTCTCGGCACTCCGCTCGAAGGATCCGAATACCCAGGTCGGGGCCTGCATCGTGAGCGATGACAACAAGATACTCTCGATGGGCTACAACGGCTTTCCGCGCGGCTGCTCGGACGATGAATTTCCCTGGGGCAAGGAGCACGAGCAGGACGACCCCTATCAGGCAAAGTATTTTTATGCAACCCACAGTGAATTGAATGCAATTCTCAACTACCGCGGCGGCTCGCTCGAGGGAAGTAAGCTCTATGTGACCCTCTTTCCCTGCAACGAGTGCGCAAAGGCGATTATCCAGTGCGGCATACGGACCCTGATTTACGGTGAGGACAAGTACGGGGACACCGCGGCTGTCCGCGCGAGCAAGCGCATGCTGAACGCAGCCGGGGTTCGCTACTACCAGTACGGGAAAACCGGGCGGCAGCTCAAAATTTTTGTCTGA
- a CDS encoding S1C family serine protease, producing the protein MMGIAGKAAVAGASFALGAAAVVCAACPILAKRWKDAPGKESVRIERDESEGAVETNEQISSPVEHTEGSGEESAAVENKNVREQVEQVLESRNYELSDLRQMAGTLRKLADTADASVVSVTHEQAERDWFNNALESSENYAGLAVAKTENELLFLTTSAAVEGTESVTVTLSRGDKATASVKMRDKVYGLAVLSVPITDENRESWGKLPLVPFGNSYRLKRGELLFFVGSPLGMIHSVKYGILSNVQTNVSVVDGYATIYFPDVSADADSGSWVLNADGELVGWVTGLFSEKGENSTATVMGLSDLKPAIERMMNGKETALLGIYGRQVGSAQRDLGMPAGVYISRVEQNAPAYAAGVQPGDILISLGETKIQNMRDLESAMEKLSKGEALRLTLMRNGREKYETITLTATLAGR; encoded by the coding sequence ATGATGGGGATAGCCGGCAAGGCGGCAGTGGCCGGTGCGAGTTTTGCGCTCGGAGCGGCGGCGGTCGTCTGTGCGGCCTGCCCCATACTTGCGAAGCGCTGGAAGGATGCGCCCGGAAAAGAGAGCGTGCGCATCGAGCGGGATGAGAGCGAGGGCGCGGTCGAGACCAACGAGCAGATCAGCTCCCCCGTTGAGCATACGGAGGGCAGCGGGGAAGAGAGTGCCGCGGTCGAAAATAAAAATGTCCGAGAGCAGGTAGAGCAGGTGCTGGAGAGCCGAAACTATGAGCTCAGCGACCTGCGCCAGATGGCGGGCACACTTCGGAAACTCGCGGATACCGCCGATGCCTCGGTGGTCTCGGTGACCCATGAGCAGGCAGAGCGGGACTGGTTTAACAATGCGCTCGAGAGTTCGGAAAATTACGCGGGGCTTGCGGTTGCAAAGACAGAGAACGAGCTCCTGTTTCTCACGACGAGCGCGGCCGTCGAGGGCACGGAGAGCGTGACCGTGACCTTATCCCGCGGCGACAAGGCGACGGCAAGCGTCAAAATGCGCGACAAGGTATATGGGCTCGCGGTACTCTCGGTTCCGATTACCGATGAAAATCGAGAGAGTTGGGGGAAGCTTCCTTTGGTCCCCTTCGGAAACTCCTATCGTTTAAAGCGGGGCGAACTCCTTTTTTTTGTGGGATCGCCGCTCGGGATGATACATTCCGTGAAGTACGGGATACTCTCGAATGTACAGACCAATGTGAGCGTCGTGGACGGCTATGCGACCATCTATTTTCCGGATGTGAGCGCGGACGCGGACTCGGGTAGCTGGGTCTTAAATGCGGACGGCGAGCTGGTCGGCTGGGTCACCGGTCTCTTTTCGGAGAAGGGGGAGAACAGCACGGCGACCGTCATGGGGCTCTCGGATTTGAAACCAGCGATCGAGCGCATGATGAACGGGAAGGAGACCGCCTTGCTCGGCATTTACGGCAGGCAGGTGGGAAGCGCACAGCGGGATCTCGGCATGCCGGCGGGCGTCTACATCTCCCGCGTCGAACAGAACGCACCGGCCTATGCGGCGGGCGTACAGCCGGGGGATATCCTGATTTCGCTCGGCGAGACAAAAATTCAGAACATGCGGGATTTGGAATCCGCAATGGAGAAACTTTCGAAGGGGGAGGCCCTGCGCCTCACTCTCATGCGTAACGGCAGAGAGAAGTATGAGACCATTACGCTCACCGCGACGCTTGCGGGCAGATAA